One genomic region from Actinocatenispora thailandica encodes:
- a CDS encoding MFS transporter has protein sequence MSAPSTLHAPGTGSTSQLTGRLRITLVVLLVAQFMLAVDFSILNVALPVIGAGLGFPLADLQWIATTFALAAAGFTLLLGRVGDLLGRKRIFLAGLAVLAAASLLGGFATSPPTLLVARVAQGLATAAVTPAGLALLTTSFPEGPLRQKALGLNGALMSAGFTTGAILGGVLTDLLSWRWSFLLNVPVAVAVLVVAPAVVTDSRPAARPRLDLPGALSVTAGLLGIVYGLTRAGEHGFADPAALLGLLAGAALLVVFYLVERRVPEPLVPVRILTRRTVAWGNTAGLLAFVTETSLVYLLTLYLQKTLGFSALGAGLSFGVLGIGTVLGGIAAPRLIARTSPTVALVAGGLVQAAGTGALLLIGAQPAWLALLLPATFVGGVGNMVVIVGFMVTATSGLPGAEQGLASGLATMSQQVGITMGTPVLSAVATAAMAGAVGGSAVLHGVRVAIGANVGIVLLGVALAALFLARRSRRQRA, from the coding sequence ATGTCCGCACCCAGCACCCTGCACGCCCCGGGCACCGGCTCCACGAGCCAGCTGACCGGCCGGCTCCGGATCACCCTGGTCGTGCTGCTCGTCGCCCAGTTCATGCTGGCCGTCGACTTCTCGATCCTGAACGTCGCGCTGCCCGTCATCGGCGCCGGCCTCGGCTTCCCGCTCGCCGACCTGCAGTGGATCGCGACCACGTTCGCCCTGGCCGCGGCCGGGTTCACGCTGCTGCTCGGCCGGGTCGGCGACCTGCTCGGCCGCAAGCGGATCTTCCTGGCCGGGCTGGCGGTCCTCGCCGCCGCATCGCTGCTCGGCGGCTTCGCCACCAGCCCGCCGACGCTGCTCGTCGCCCGGGTCGCGCAGGGCCTGGCCACCGCCGCCGTCACCCCGGCCGGCCTCGCCCTGCTGACCACGTCGTTCCCGGAAGGACCGTTGCGGCAGAAGGCACTCGGGCTCAACGGCGCGCTGATGTCCGCCGGGTTCACCACCGGCGCCATCCTCGGCGGCGTGCTGACCGACCTGCTGTCCTGGCGCTGGTCGTTCCTGCTCAACGTGCCCGTCGCGGTGGCCGTCCTGGTCGTCGCACCGGCGGTCGTCACCGACTCGCGGCCGGCAGCCCGGCCGCGGCTCGACCTACCCGGCGCGCTGAGCGTCACCGCCGGCCTGCTGGGCATCGTGTACGGGCTGACCCGGGCCGGCGAACACGGCTTCGCCGACCCGGCCGCGCTGCTCGGCCTGCTCGCCGGCGCTGCCCTGCTCGTCGTCTTCTATCTGGTCGAACGGCGGGTGCCGGAGCCCCTGGTACCGGTCCGCATCCTGACCCGGCGCACCGTGGCGTGGGGCAACACCGCCGGCCTGCTCGCGTTCGTCACCGAGACCTCGCTCGTCTACCTGCTCACCCTGTACCTGCAGAAGACGCTCGGGTTCTCCGCGCTCGGCGCCGGGCTGTCCTTCGGCGTGCTGGGCATCGGCACCGTGCTCGGCGGGATCGCGGCGCCCCGGCTGATCGCCCGTACCTCCCCCACGGTCGCCCTCGTCGCGGGCGGCCTCGTCCAGGCGGCCGGTACCGGCGCCCTGCTGCTCATCGGAGCCCAACCGGCCTGGCTGGCGCTGCTGCTGCCGGCCACGTTCGTCGGCGGGGTGGGCAACATGGTCGTCATCGTCGGCTTCATGGTCACCGCGACCTCCGGGCTGCCCGGCGCGGAACAGGGCCTCGCTTCCGGCCTCGCCACCATGTCCCAGCAGGTCGGCATCACGATGGGCACCCCGGTGCTGTCCGCCGTCGCCACCGCGGCGATGGCCGGCGCGGTCGGCGGATCGGCCGTGCTGCACGGGGTGCGGGTCGCGATCGGCGCCAACGTCGGGATCGTGCTGCTCGGCGTCGCGCTCGCGGCCCTGTTCCTCGCGCGTCGCAGCCGGCGCCAGCGGGCTTGA